The following nucleotide sequence is from Allocatelliglobosispora scoriae.
TAGAGGAAGTAGAAGCCGCCGGCGCAGAGGGCGCACACGAGCAGGAGGACACCGGCGATGATGCCGATGATCATGCCGGCTTTGCTCTTCTTCGGCGGCGGCACCGGCTGCCCGTACGCGGGCTGGCCATAGCCGGGCTGTCCGGGCGGCGGCTGCTGCGGCGGGAAGCTCGGCGGGATGGGAGCGCCGTACTGGGGCTGCTCGGGGCTTGATGGGGGTGGGTAGCTCATGCCGACACGGTAGGCCCACGGTCAACTTCGTGGCCAGTGGACCTACCCGTATGGGTTCGATCAAATTGCGTGCGTGAAAGTGTGCCATCCGCGCATGCAAAGTGAGCGGAACTCGGCTACGCTACGGAACATGTGTGGGATCGTGGGGTACGTCGGCAGCCGGCCAGCGCTCGACATCGTCGTCGATGGGCTGCGCAAACTGGAGTACAGGGGCTATGACTCCGCCGGTGTCGCGGTGGTCGCCGAATCAGCAGACGTCGATTTGATCGTCGCCAAGCGGGCGGGCAAGCTCGCCAACCTGGATCGCGCTCTCGCCGAGGAGGCGATCGAGGGGATCGAGGCCGGTTTGACGGGAATCGGACACACGCGATGGGCCACCCACGGCGGCCCGACCGATCGCAACGCCCACCCGCACGTCTCGGCCGACGGCCGGGTCGCCGTCATCCACAACGGCATCATCGAGAACTTCGCCCGGCTCCGCGCCGAGCTGGAGGCGGCCGGGGTCGAGTTCGCCTCCGACACCGACACCGAGTGCGTCGCGCACCTGCTCGCGGCCGAGGTCGCCGCGATGCCCGTCGCCTCGCCCGCCAACCTCGCCGAGGCGATGCGCCGCGTCGTCGCCCGGCTCGAAGGGGCATTCACGCTGCTCGTCGTCGACCGCCTGGTGCCCGGCGCCGTCGTCGGCGCCCGGCGCAACTCACCGCTCGTCGCCGGCCGCGGCGTGGGGGAGAACTTCCTCGCCAGCGATGTCAGTGCCTTCATCGAGCACACCCGGGAGGCGGTCGAGCTCGGCCAGGACCAGGTCGTGCTGATCACCGCGGACGCGATCGAGATCACCGACTTCGACGGCAAGCCGGTCGAGGGCCGCGACTACCACGTGGACTGGGACGCCCGTGCCGCCGAGAAGGGCGGCCACGACTGGTTCATGCTCAAGGAGATCGAGGAGCAGCCGCAGGCGGTCGCCGACACGCTGCGCGGCCGTATCGGCATCAACGGCGGCATCGTCCTCGACGAGGTCCGCCTCACCGACCAGGACCTGCGCGATGTCGACAAGATCTTCATCGTGGCGTGCGGCACGGCTTACCACGCCGGTCTCGTCGCGAAATACGCCATCGAGCACTGGACCCGCATCCCGTGCGAGGTCGAGCTCGCCAGCGAGTTCCGCTACCGCGACCCGGTGCTCGACCGGTCGACGCTCGTCATCGCGATCTCCCAGTCCGGCGAGACGATGGACACCCTGATGGCCCTGCGCCACGCCAAGGAGCAGAAGGCCCGGGTCCTCGCCGTCTGCAACACCAACGGTTCGACGATCCCGCGCGAGTCCGACGCCGTGCTCTACACCCACGGCGGTCCCGAGATCGCCGTCGCCTCGACCAAGGCCTTCCTGACCCAGCTCGCCGCCTGTTACCTCGTCGGCCTGCACCTGGCCCAGGTCCGCGGCATCAAATACGCCGACGAGGTGGCCTCGGTCATCGACCAGCTGCAGCGGATGCCCGACGCGATCACTGAGGTCCTCTCCACCATGGACGAGGTCCGCGCGCTCGCCAGGCTCCTCGCCGATCAGGACACGATGCTCTTCATCGGTCGGCACGTCGGTTACCCGGTGGCGCTGGAGGGTGCGCTGAAGCTGAAGGAACTCGCCTACACCCACGCGGAGGGCTTCGCCGCCGGTGAGCTCAAGCACGGGCCGATCGCGCTGATCGACGAAGGCACCCCGGTGGTCTGTGTGGTGCCGTCACCGGCGGGCCGCAGCGTGCTGCACGACAAGATCGTTTCAAACATCCAGGAGGTACGCGCACGGGGCGCCCGCACCATCGTCATCGCGGAGGAGGGTGACGACGCCGTCATCGCCTATGCCGATCACCTGATCCGCGTGCCGAGGACGCCGACCCTGCTCGCCCCGTTTGTCACCACCGTGCCGCTGCAGGTGCTCGCGTGCGAGATCGCGACGGCTCGTGGCCACGATGTCGACCAGCCCCGCAACCTCGCCAAGTCGGTCACTGTCGAATAGCGCCGCGGCGCTTCCCGGGGTCGATCAGTGCCACCGGCAGCTTGATCGGCCAGGGTCGCTCCACCGCGACGACCTCGGTGAAGGAGCCGGTCGGCAGATAGGTGCCGGTGCTGTGGTCCAGTGTGTAGGTATGGACCGTCAGCTCCGGCTCCTGCTCGATCCGCCAGAAGCACTCGATGCCCGCCTGGGCGTAGTGGCGTGGCTTGCGGACCCTGTCCATGGGTCGAGATCCGGGTGACACGATCTCGACCGCCAGCAGCACCTCGGCTGGAGTCACCGGACTGTCGCGGGTCTCCCCGGCACGCACGGCCACCAGCACGTCCGGGATGAAGGACTTGAAGCGACTGACGTGCATATCGATAGCCTGAGCTGCCGTCATGCCGTCGGGTGCGTTGTCGAAGAGCCAGCTGAAGAGGAAACCTGAAACGGCTTGATGGGGATGGGTGGGAGCTGGGGACACGTGGAGGACTCCGTCGATGAGCTCGTAGCGCTTGCCGTCATACGGAATTGCGTCGAGGTCGTCGATCGTCAACAGGCGTCCAGGCTGGTCCATCCTGTTCAGGGTAACGGTCATCTCAACCCTCCGGGGAAGGACCGACACTAGCTGCTTGTCACTTTAACCTGTCGTCATGACCGGAAGCAATGGCACCCACTGCCGCCAGCCCCGGATTGCCGCTGTCCCAATAGGACGAGTGAGCGTGCCCGAGCTCGCCCCCGTCGGCGCTGGTGAAGCGGTGCCCGCCGAACCCCGTGTCCGAGGGGTTCACCCCGTGCCACAGCCGCGTCATCGGATCACCGAGGTAGGGTCCGAGCATCTGGTCCAGCGCCGCCTGCAACGGATTGGGCGCGGCGAGCTGGATGGGATCGTGTCGGGCATGGCTGGACCAGACGGCGCCGGGATCGAGATGCAGGTCGGCGGCGTGGTCGACCCCGACGCCGGCCGAGCCGAGGAAGACCAGATCGTCGGCGGCGACACCCCGATCGCGGGCCGTCTCGCCGATGACGAGCGAGCCGTAGCTGTGCCCGACGAGTGTCTGCTGGCCGATCTCGCCGTCATGGGTGATCGTCAGCCCCTGCTGGAAGTCGTGCAGTGCATGCTGGGCCGCGTGGGCATAGGCGGCGGAGGTGGCCTGCATCGCGTCGGGGCTGTCGAAATCGAGCCAGAGGATCGATGAGGTGCTCAGGGTCGGGTCGGCTGCGGTGGCGGCGGCCGACATCGTCGCCGTGCGGTCGATGAGCCCGGCGACACCGCCGTTGAGCTCGCTCCCGGCACCGGGAACGTAGGTCAGCACGTTGTCGGAGCGATCCGGGTCGCCGAGGGCGAGGATCACCCTGCCGTCGCCCCGGGTGTCGAGGCCGAGCAGATAGCCACGGGGCTCGCCGCCGTCCAGACGCCGTTCGAGCGCGCTGAGACCGGCGAGGCGGGACTCGATCCTGGCCAACTCGTCCTCGGCTCCCCGCTTGCCGTGCAGGGCGTCGCGCAGTCCGCTCAGCCGGGCGTGCTCCCGGCTGAGCCATTCGCGATTGGCGAGGTCGCGATCGGCGGCGGGCACCCCGTCGAGCGACCCGATGACGTCCGGCTGGTGCGCGATCAGCCAGCGGCGCTGCGCCGGGGTGAGCCCGGACCACCAGAGCCGCACCGCACCCGCCCCGCCGCCGGGCGGGCAGCTCGGCGGCGCCTCGGTCCAGTGGGTCTCGGCCGCCTTGGCCAGCTCGCTGAGCGCCCGGCTGGTCTCGGCGTCGGCTCGGCTCGCCATCGTCAGGGCGGCGCTGATCCGCTCGGCGGTCCTCGCGGCGAGTGCGGCCTCCCACGGTGCGGGCGGTGCTCCGCGCACATCGAGCTCGACACGACCCTCGGCGGTCACCACCACGCGGGTGTCCTCGACCCCGTCCACCCCCGCGATCAGCAACCTCCTGGCCCGCTCGATCGCCTCGGCGTGCGTGGCGAGCACCTGCTGGATCTGCGTCAACGGCACCCGCAGCGCGGCGAGGTCCGCGCCGATCGCGGCCACCTGGGCGGTCGCGGCGGTCGCGGCCGGACCCGCCCAGTCGGCCCGCAGGCCCTGCCCGGAGCCGGTGATGTGCGCCTCGCCGTCGCCGACCGAGGCGGCGAGCCGCCGCCACGCATCGCCCGCGGACCGCCACGCGTCGATGTCGGCGCTCGCGAGTCGGGCGAAGGTGATCACCGGCCGCCGCCCATGGCGGACCGGTCGGACTCCTCATAGGCCGCTGCGGCCCGGCGCAGGGCCCGGCCCGTGGTCTCGGTCCGCTCGGCGAAGAGGGTCATCGATGACGCGATCGCGATCGAGAGCCGCTCAAGGGCGATCGATGCCGCCCATCCCGGCGGCACGGCGGCCAGCTCGTGACCGCGCCGCGTCTCCTGCGCGAGCTGGGCTGCGGCATCATCGAGACGGTCGGCGGTCTGCCGCAATCGCCCGGTGTGGACGGTGATCGTCTCGGCGGAGTTCGGTGGTCTCATGACGACGATGCTGCTGGGCCGCGCGAGCTGGAGAAAGGCCTGTGGATAACCGCGGAGGCCACATCGTGGCCGGTTATCCACAGCTATTGCCCGGCTCCCCCCACGCGACTATAGGGTGGTCGCTGTGATCGTGGCCGTGGGTAATGACGTGGTGCTGGTTGATCGGTTCGCGCGGGCGCTCCAACGCACGCCGCTGCTGGTCGACCGCCTCTTCACCGAGGCCGAGCGGACGACGCGGTCCGGCAACCAGCGCGGGCCCGAGTCGCTCGCCGCCCGGTTCGCGGCGAAGGAGGCCGTCGCGAAGGCGCTGGGCGCTCCGACCGGGCTGCACTGGCACGATTGCGAGATCGTCGTCGACCCGGACGGTCGCCCGTGGTTGACGGTCTCGGGCACGGTGGCGGCGGCTGCGGCCGAGCGCGGCATCCATCGCTGGCACCTCTCGCTGTCCCACGACGGCGGCATCGCGGCCGCTGTGGTGATCGCGGAGCGTGACGGCTGATCAGGGGAGGATCCATGCGGGAAGCCTGGCGGTCGGCGGAGGTCCGCGCGGCCGAGAAGGTGCTGATGAGGAGCCTGCCCGAGGGCACGCTGATGGCGCGGGCCGCAGCGGGTCTCGCGCGGCGCTGCGTCGTGACGCTGCGGGAGGGACGGCCGGGCAGGGTCTACGCGGCTCGCGTCGCCATCCTGGCGGGCCCCGGTGACAACGGCGGCGACGCCCTCTACGCCGGTGCGGAGCTCGCCCGGCGGGGTGCCCAGGTGACGGCGGTCCCGCTGCATGCGGATCGGCTGCACCCCGGTGGTCTCGCGGCGTTCCGAGCGGCCGGTGGACGCCTCGCCGAGCGGTTGCCGGCCGAGGTGGACCTCATCGTCGACGGGCTGCTCGGCATCGGGGCCAAGGGTGCGTTGGCCGGCCGGGCGGCGGAGCTGGCCGAGGCCGCCAACGAGTCGACCGCGCTGGTCATCGCCGTCGACCTGCCGTCCGGGGTCATCGCCGACACCGGTGACGTGCCCGGTCCGGCCGTGCGCGCCGACGTGACCGTGACCTTCGGTGCGCTCAAGCCCGCGCTCGTCGTCGGCCCGGCCGCCCCGCTCGCGGGCCAGGTGGAGCTGGTGGAGATCGGGCTGACCCTGCCGGGGACACCGGCGCTGCGGATCGCCGACGCGGCGATGATCGCCGAGTGGTGGCCGGTCGCGGGCCCGCACGACAACAAATACTCGCGCGGTGTCGTCGGGCTCTCGACGGGCTCGGCGACCTTCCCCGGCGCGGCGCTGCTCTCGACCCGGGGTGCCCTGGCCGGCCCGACGGGACTGGTGCGCTACGCCGGCCCGGCGCACGCGGTCGTCGTGACACTGCACCCGACGGTGATCGGCTCGCCCCGCGTCGCCGACACGGGCCGGGTCCAGGCATGGGTCTGCGGCAGCGGTCTCGGCCAGGACAAACGTGCCGGTGACGAGCTGCGGGCGGTGCTGGCGTCGCCCGTCCCGGCGGTCCTCGACGCCGACGCGATCACCCTGCTCGTCGACGGCACCCTCGCCAATCACCTGCGCGCCCGCAACGCACCGACCGTGATCACCCCGCACGACGGCGAGTTCACCCGCCTCGCCGGGGAGGCGCCCGGGGAGGACCGGGTGGCCGCGGCGTTGAAGCTCGCCGCCTGGACCCGCTCGGTGATCCTGCTCAAGGGCGATCGCACGATCGTCGCGGATCCGAGCGGCGAGGCCTGGGTCAACCCGACCGGGCACCCCGCGCTCGCCACGGGCGGCTCGGGGGATGTGCTCGCCGGGCTGCTCGGCTCGCTGCTCGCGGCGGGGCTGCCCGCGACCAGGGCGGCGGTGGCAGCGGCGTTCGTGCACGGGCTGGCGGGGCGGCACGCCGCCGAGTCCGGTCCGGTCACCGCCACGGAGATCGCCGAGGCGCTCCGCTCAGGCATCAACCTCGTGACCGGTGGGTAGGCTGAGGGCATGTGGCAGGCCGAGGTACTAGTTGACCTGGATGCGATTCGCTCAAACGTGACTAAACTGCGCGCGGCAACCACGGCGCAGGTGATGGCGGTCGTCAAGGCCGACGGCTACGGGCACGGTGCTGTGCCCTGTGCCCGGGCGGCGCTGGAGGGCGGGGCGACCTGGCTCGGTGTCTGCACGCTCGCCGAGGCGCTGGAGCTACGCGCGGCGGGGATCGAGGCGCCGGTGCTCGCCTGGCTGATCGGTCCGGGCCAGCCCCTGCACCAGGCTATCGAGGCCGACGTCGATCTCAGCGCCGCCGGGGTGGACCAGCTCGCCGAGATCGTCACGGCGGCGACGGTCGTCGGGGAGCCTGCTCGCGTACACCTCAAGATTGACACCGGCCTGCACCGCAACGGCGCGACAGCTCAGACGTGGCCGGCCCTGCTGGAGGCCGCGGCGAAAGCCGAGGCCGACGGTCTGATCGAGGTCATCGGCGTCTGGAGCCACTTCGTCTATGCCGACGCGCCGGGTCACGAGACGATCGACCAGCAGCTCGTCGCCTTCGGCGAGGCGCTCGACGTGGCCGAGAGCTTCGGCATCACCCCGCAGCTGCGTCACATCGCCAACTCGGCGGCCACGCTGACCCGCACCGATGCCCACTTCGACCTGGTCCGCCCGGGGATCGCGGTCTACGGACTCTCGCCGATCGCGGGGGAGACCTTCGGCCTGCGCCCCGCGATGACCGCGCACGCCCGGGTCCTGCTCACCAAGCAGGTCGGTCCGGACGAGGGCGTCTCCTATGGCCACACCTATCAGACGAGGTCCGACACGACGCTGGCGCTGGTCCCGCTCGGCTATGCCGACGGGGTGCCCCGGGCCGCCTCCAACGTGGGTCCGATCGCCGTCAACGGCAAGCGCTACACGATCGCCGGTCGGGTCTGCATGGACCAGGTGATGCTCGACTGCGGCGATGACGGGGTGCACCCCGGCGACGAGGCGATCCTCTTCGGGCCCGGTGACCGGGGCGAGCCGACGGCGACCGACTGGGCCGACGCGATCGGCACGATCAACTACGAGATCGTGACCCGCTTCGGCAGCGGCCGGGTGCCGCGGACCTTCGCGGGTGAGCGGCATGGCTGACGCGGTGGTCCCGGCGGCGTCGACGCCGGCGAAGGCGGCCAAGCCGTCCGGAGGCAGGTCGACAGCGCGCAAGGTCGGGCTGATCGGTGCGATCGTGGGTGTCGCGGCGGCGGGGATCGCCGCGGGAGTGGCTGCGGAAAGGGCGTGGGTGCGGCGATCCAGGGCGGGTGTCGAGGACCCCTATGCGGATGAGCCCTTCGGCAGGCTGCCCTTCGACGAGTCGCTGACGGTCACGACGGCCGACGGTGTCGATCTCTATGTCGAGATCGTGGAGCCGGCCGACGGTGTGACGCTCGACTTCAACGATGCCGATCCCGAACCTACCGTGATCTTCGTGCACGGGTTCTGCCTCGACATGGGGACCTTCCACTTCCAGCGGCGGCTGCTCGACGGCGGCGAATACCGCATGGTCCTCTATGACCAGCCGGGCCACGGCAAGTCCGGGCGGCTGTCGGACGGGGAGTACGACCTGCCAGCGCTCGGTGAGGCCCTGCGGGACGTGATCCGCGAGACGACCACGCCCGACAGCGACATCGTGCTGGTGGGGCACTCGATGGGCGGCATGGCGATCATGGCGTGTGCTGAGCGCTACCCGGAGATCTTCGCCAACCGGGTCGTCGGCGTGGCTCTCATCAGTACGTCCGGCGGCCGGGTCCAGGGCGTCAAGCTGGGCGGCCTGCCCGAGCTGATCTCCCGCACGAGCGCTCCGCTGCTGCCGGTGCTCTCCGGCGCGTCCCGGATGAGCGGCCCGATGATCGACAAGGCCCGGCAGGCCTCGTCGGACCTGGCATGGCTGCTGACTCGGCGGTACGGCTTCGGCGGCAAACAGCCGAGCCCGGCACTCGTCTCCTACGTGGAGCGGATGAACTCCGGCACGACGACCGAGACCGTTGCCCGCTACCTGCGGACGCTCTCCAGCCACGCGAGGTACCCGGCGCTCGCGGCGATCGCCGACAAACCCGTCCTCGTCATCGTCGGCGACAAGGACCCGATCCTGCCGCTGAAGCACTCCGAGGAGATCGTTCGCCACCTGCCGCAGGCGGAGATGGTCGTCGTCCCCGACTCCGGCCACGTCGTCCTGTTGGAGCACGCCGACGCGGTCAACGAAGCCCTGCTCGCCTTCCTGGCTAAAGTCATGCCGTGAAGTTGTCGACTGTTGAGGAGACTCGCGCCTTCGGCACCCGGCTCGCCGGGCTGCTTCGGGCCGGTGACCTCGTCATTCTTGGTGGCCCCCTCGGTGCGGGCAAGACGGCGCTGGCTCAGGGGATCGGGGAGGGGCTGCGCGTCGTGGGCGCCGTCACCTCGCCGACGTTCGTCATCGCGCGGGTGCACCGGCCCGATCGCGAGGCCGGTGGGTCGGTGCCGATGGTGCACGTCGATGCGTACCGGTTGGGGACCGTGACCGATCCGCGGGCCGAGATCGACGATCTCGACCTGGACGCGGACCTGGAGGACTCGGTCACGCTGGTGGAGTGGGGCGAGGGGTTGGTGGAGCAGCTCTCCGACGCGCACCTCGAGGTGCGGATCTCGCGGCTCGACGACGACACCCGCGTCGTGGAGCTCGTCGGCCACGGCGGCGACTGGGCCTCTCGACTCGCCTGAGCCGTGTTCCGCGGTTTGATCACACCGTTTTCCCGCAAGATGGCCTGATCATGGTGCTTGATCGCACCATGTTGGGGGAAAACGGTGTGATCACGCGCTCGCTGCCCGCCGAAATCGACGTGATCTTCGGAGGCTCAGGCGGGAATCGTGAACTCGTCCTTCATGGCTCCATCGAGGAACGCGTCCCATTCGGCGGGGGTGAACTCCAGGACGTGGCCGTCCTCGCCGAGCTTGCTGTTTCGCACGCCGATGCTGCCATCGGCGGCGAAGGCCACCTCGACACCGTCTGACGTGGTCGCTGTGAACCAGCGGCCATCGAACTTCTCCGTGGAACTCATGTGTTCGTCGACTCCGATCGGCTCAGGGGAGCGGACATGGCGGGCTCCTCGAGGAGTGATGATCGCAGATCTTGGCGGCGACGGCCCGCCTTGGCGAGCCCATCACGCCAAGATCTGCGATCACTGGAGCTACGGGACCCAGTAGTTGCCGCTCGCGACGATCATGACCTGCAGCTGGATACTCGTGGAGTAGTAGTCGGAGCTGCTGAACCCCGTGTTCACCATCTTGGTCCACAGCGCGTCCAGCCACGCCTGGCTGCCCGGATCGGTCATCGCCGCCACCGCGAACGGCGCGAAGAACGCCGGCTCGCTCCCCGACGAGATCTGCGTCCCCGCCAGCGAATACCCCACAGCGATGCTGTTCGGATTCGAGCCGGTCTTCGCCTTCACCCAGGTGTTCAGCTTCCGAGCCGAGGTGAGCGAAGCACTCCCGCCCCCGGTGACGGCGTCGGTTCCGATCCGCCACGGCACCCGGCAGGAGTTCCACCAGTATTTGCCGTCGTTCGGGTCCTCCAGCACCTCGCCCGGTGCGGGCTTGGGGGTGGTGTTGGTCGTGACGACGAAGTCCGGCAGCAGGCCCGTACCCGACGCGTAGTTGGTTTGAAGGTTTGTGATCAAGGTCTGGTGGGCGGTGCGGATCGTGTCCCAGGCCGTGTCGCCCGTGGCCGTGCGGAAGGCGCGGAAGTGATCCAGGTGGAAGTCCGACGGACGGGTCGTCCAGTAGAGGGCGTCGCCCGACGTGCTCCAGTCTCCGAGCAGCATCAGGTGCATGGTCGGGTTGACCTCGCTGGCCTTGATCGCGTTGATGTGCCGGATCGCGAGCTGCTTGTAATTGTAGGTCCCGGCGCTGCCCCACTGCTTGTCGGCGAGGAGCAGGCCCATCGCGACATCGAGGTCGCCGTCGGTCGCGGAGTCGGAACCGTTGACGCTGACGCAGGAGGTGTTCTGCTCGGCCGCGAGCAGGTCGGCGTTGTTGACCGACGGGTGCGCGAGCATGTATTTCACCATGCCGTCGAAGATGGTCTTCGCGTTGGCGTCGGCACCGGCCATCGTGGCGACGATGACCATGCCGTAACCCTGCGCCTCGGCGACGTAGGGGTGGTCGGCGTCGGGGGAGATCACCTCGTACCAGCCGTTGCCGCAGTTCTGCTTGACGAAGGCGGCCTTCCACTGGTTGTAGTAGTTCACCACCGCAGCATCCAACGTGGACTGTGCGCCGGACGGCTTCAACGTGCCCGCGACGTAGGGGAAGAGGTGGCTGCCGAAGGGCACCGCCGGTCCGCCGCTGCTCGCGCTGGTCGTCGCGGTGACGGCGTTCGACGCCGGCGAAGTGTTGCCGGCCGCGTCGCGCGCTCGCACAGTGAAGGTGTACGCCGTGCTCGCGGCCAATCCGGTGACGCTGGTGCTCGTGCCGGTCACGGTCTTGGCGACGGAGGAGCCGTTGTAGACGTCGTAGGCGGTGACGCCGACGTTGTCGCTCGACGCGGACCAGGAGAGGTTCACGCTGCTGCTGGTGACACCCGTCGACGCCAGACTGCCCGGGGCGGTGGGGGCCTGCGTGTCGCCGCCGGAACCACCGGTGACGGTGAGGCGGTCGACGTTGGGACCGCCGTTGGGGGTGGTCGCGGTGGCCCGGATCGTGTTGGTGCCCGCGGCGAGCGCGGCGGTGACCGACTTGTCGACCCAGGTGTCCCAGTTGGCCGTGGCGCCGAAGGAGAGGCCGGTCGCGACCGCGGTGCCGTTGACCGTGATGGTGAGCGGCCGGTCGACCGTGGTGCCGTTGCTGTAGCGCAGGGTCAGCGACTGGCTGCCCGCGCTCGCGGCGGTGACGGTCCACTCGATGTAGCCGCCGGTCACGTTGGTGTAGTCGACGAATCCGGTGCCGGTGTAGCCGGTGTGGTTGGTCGCGACGGCTGCTTGTGCCAGAGCGGCGCTCTCGGCCTGGTACTCCGCGGCGGGCGTCGTCGTGGCGACCTCGAAGTCCACATAGTCCAGGTTGGCGGGGCCGTTGGCGCTGGTGGCGGTGACGCGGATCGTGTTGCCGC
It contains:
- a CDS encoding alpha/beta hydrolase, translating into MITFARLASADIDAWRSAGDAWRRLAASVGDGEAHITGSGQGLRADWAGPAATAATAQVAAIGADLAALRVPLTQIQQVLATHAEAIERARRLLIAGVDGVEDTRVVVTAEGRVELDVRGAPPAPWEAALAARTAERISAALTMASRADAETSRALSELAKAAETHWTEAPPSCPPGGGAGAVRLWWSGLTPAQRRWLIAHQPDVIGSLDGVPAADRDLANREWLSREHARLSGLRDALHGKRGAEDELARIESRLAGLSALERRLDGGEPRGYLLGLDTRGDGRVILALGDPDRSDNVLTYVPGAGSELNGGVAGLIDRTATMSAAATAADPTLSTSSILWLDFDSPDAMQATSAAYAHAAQHALHDFQQGLTITHDGEIGQQTLVGHSYGSLVIGETARDRGVAADDLVFLGSAGVGVDHAADLHLDPGAVWSSHARHDPIQLAAPNPLQAALDQMLGPYLGDPMTRLWHGVNPSDTGFGGHRFTSADGGELGHAHSSYWDSGNPGLAAVGAIASGHDDRLK
- a CDS encoding alpha/beta fold hydrolase, whose translation is MADAVVPAASTPAKAAKPSGGRSTARKVGLIGAIVGVAAAGIAAGVAAERAWVRRSRAGVEDPYADEPFGRLPFDESLTVTTADGVDLYVEIVEPADGVTLDFNDADPEPTVIFVHGFCLDMGTFHFQRRLLDGGEYRMVLYDQPGHGKSGRLSDGEYDLPALGEALRDVIRETTTPDSDIVLVGHSMGGMAIMACAERYPEIFANRVVGVALISTSGGRVQGVKLGGLPELISRTSAPLLPVLSGASRMSGPMIDKARQASSDLAWLLTRRYGFGGKQPSPALVSYVERMNSGTTTETVARYLRTLSSHARYPALAAIADKPVLVIVGDKDPILPLKHSEEIVRHLPQAEMVVVPDSGHVVLLEHADAVNEALLAFLAKVMP
- the alr gene encoding alanine racemase, with the protein product MWQAEVLVDLDAIRSNVTKLRAATTAQVMAVVKADGYGHGAVPCARAALEGGATWLGVCTLAEALELRAAGIEAPVLAWLIGPGQPLHQAIEADVDLSAAGVDQLAEIVTAATVVGEPARVHLKIDTGLHRNGATAQTWPALLEAAAKAEADGLIEVIGVWSHFVYADAPGHETIDQQLVAFGEALDVAESFGITPQLRHIANSAATLTRTDAHFDLVRPGIAVYGLSPIAGETFGLRPAMTAHARVLLTKQVGPDEGVSYGHTYQTRSDTTLALVPLGYADGVPRAASNVGPIAVNGKRYTIAGRVCMDQVMLDCGDDGVHPGDEAILFGPGDRGEPTATDWADAIGTINYEIVTRFGSGRVPRTFAGERHG
- a CDS encoding NAD(P)H-hydrate dehydratase gives rise to the protein MREAWRSAEVRAAEKVLMRSLPEGTLMARAAAGLARRCVVTLREGRPGRVYAARVAILAGPGDNGGDALYAGAELARRGAQVTAVPLHADRLHPGGLAAFRAAGGRLAERLPAEVDLIVDGLLGIGAKGALAGRAAELAEAANESTALVIAVDLPSGVIADTGDVPGPAVRADVTVTFGALKPALVVGPAAPLAGQVELVEIGLTLPGTPALRIADAAMIAEWWPVAGPHDNKYSRGVVGLSTGSATFPGAALLSTRGALAGPTGLVRYAGPAHAVVVTLHPTVIGSPRVADTGRVQAWVCGSGLGQDKRAGDELRAVLASPVPAVLDADAITLLVDGTLANHLRARNAPTVITPHDGEFTRLAGEAPGEDRVAAALKLAAWTRSVILLKGDRTIVADPSGEAWVNPTGHPALATGGSGDVLAGLLGSLLAAGLPATRAAVAAAFVHGLAGRHAAESGPVTATEIAEALRSGINLVTGG
- a CDS encoding DUF397 domain-containing protein, with translation MSSTEKFDGRWFTATTSDGVEVAFAADGSIGVRNSKLGEDGHVLEFTPAEWDAFLDGAMKDEFTIPA
- a CDS encoding holo-ACP synthase, translated to MIVAVGNDVVLVDRFARALQRTPLLVDRLFTEAERTTRSGNQRGPESLAARFAAKEAVAKALGAPTGLHWHDCEIVVDPDGRPWLTVSGTVAAAAAERGIHRWHLSLSHDGGIAAAVVIAERDG
- a CDS encoding Uma2 family endonuclease produces the protein MDQPGRLLTIDDLDAIPYDGKRYELIDGVLHVSPAPTHPHQAVSGFLFSWLFDNAPDGMTAAQAIDMHVSRFKSFIPDVLVAVRAGETRDSPVTPAEVLLAVEIVSPGSRPMDRVRKPRHYAQAGIECFWRIEQEPELTVHTYTLDHSTGTYLPTGSFTEVVAVERPWPIKLPVALIDPGKRRGAIRQ
- the tsaE gene encoding tRNA (adenosine(37)-N6)-threonylcarbamoyltransferase complex ATPase subunit type 1 TsaE, with translation MKLSTVEETRAFGTRLAGLLRAGDLVILGGPLGAGKTALAQGIGEGLRVVGAVTSPTFVIARVHRPDREAGGSVPMVHVDAYRLGTVTDPRAEIDDLDLDADLEDSVTLVEWGEGLVEQLSDAHLEVRISRLDDDTRVVELVGHGGDWASRLA
- the glmS gene encoding glutamine--fructose-6-phosphate transaminase (isomerizing), yielding MCGIVGYVGSRPALDIVVDGLRKLEYRGYDSAGVAVVAESADVDLIVAKRAGKLANLDRALAEEAIEGIEAGLTGIGHTRWATHGGPTDRNAHPHVSADGRVAVIHNGIIENFARLRAELEAAGVEFASDTDTECVAHLLAAEVAAMPVASPANLAEAMRRVVARLEGAFTLLVVDRLVPGAVVGARRNSPLVAGRGVGENFLASDVSAFIEHTREAVELGQDQVVLITADAIEITDFDGKPVEGRDYHVDWDARAAEKGGHDWFMLKEIEEQPQAVADTLRGRIGINGGIVLDEVRLTDQDLRDVDKIFIVACGTAYHAGLVAKYAIEHWTRIPCEVELASEFRYRDPVLDRSTLVIAISQSGETMDTLMALRHAKEQKARVLAVCNTNGSTIPRESDAVLYTHGGPEIAVASTKAFLTQLAACYLVGLHLAQVRGIKYADEVASVIDQLQRMPDAITEVLSTMDEVRALARLLADQDTMLFIGRHVGYPVALEGALKLKELAYTHAEGFAAGELKHGPIALIDEGTPVVCVVPSPAGRSVLHDKIVSNIQEVRARGARTIVIAEEGDDAVIAYADHLIRVPRTPTLLAPFVTTVPLQVLACEIATARGHDVDQPRNLAKSVTVE